A window of Tursiops truncatus isolate mTurTru1 chromosome 8, mTurTru1.mat.Y, whole genome shotgun sequence contains these coding sequences:
- the BTG4 gene encoding protein BTG4, producing MRDEIATTVFFVTRLAKKHDKLSKQQIEDFAEKLMTILFKTYRSHWHSDHPSKGQGFRCIRINNNQSKDPILERACAESNVDFSHLGLPKEMTIWVDPFEVCCRYGEKNHPFTIASFKDRWEEWELSQQISDAVNRATLDYSSGTSSDEESCNKEPQIIPKVRNPKSIYQVENLKQPFQSWFHIPHKNNMGDGRMGLLGNAYHALHKIPKGHRPAAGHRVDRYHWVNTHR from the exons ATGAGAGATGAAATAGCAACAACAGTCTTCTTTGTCACAAGATTAGCAAAAAAACATGATAAATTGAGTAAACAACAGATAGAAGACTTTGCAGAAAAGTTGATGACGATCTTGTTTAAAACATACAGAAGTCACTGGCACTCTGATCACCCTTCTAAAGGTCAAGGCTTCAG gTGTATCAGGATAAACAATAATCAGAGTAAAGATCCTATTCTAGAAAGGGCTTGTGCTGAAAGTAATGTGGATTTTTCTCACCTGGGACTTCCGAAGGAGATGACCATATGGGTAGATCCCTTTGAAGTGTGCTGTAG GTATGGTGAGAAAAATCATCCATTTACAATTGCTTCTTTCAAAGACAGATGGGAGGAATGGGAATTATCCCAACAAATCAGTGATGCTGTTAATAGAGCCACGTTAGACTACTCCTCTGGCACTTCCTCTGATGAAGAAAGTTGTAACAAAGAACCTCAGATAATTCCTAAAGTCAGAAATCCAAAGAGTATTTATCAG gtTGAAAACTTGAAACAGCCCTTTCAATCTTGGTTCCATATCCCCCACAAAAACAATATGGGGGATGGCCGAATGGGCCTCCTAGGAAATGCTTATCATGCATTGCATAAGATCCCTAAGGGTCACAGGCCTGCTGCTGGGCACCGGGTGGACAGGTACCACTGGGTCAACACACACCGATAG